The sequence CTTCCAAGTTCAAGTATACCTATAAGCAGTATGAATACTGTCAGAAGAACAGGAACAAATCTTGAGTCAAATAATTGTGATTTAGTTCCTGGAATTTGCAGAGTTGCTAATCCATAAAAAATTCCAAAGATTAATATTATAATTCCTAATATTGTATCATTATTATGCCAATTTAATTTTTTTTGATTCATAAATCTCCTCCTTACTATCTAACCATACAAGGTTTTTTAGAATCATATTTCCAATCTTTTATCAAATATTGCATTGCTAAAGCATCATCACGAGTTCTAAATTGTGCAGGCATTGTTTTATATAGTTCATGAGCTTTTAATAATTTTTCCATATCTATTTCCACACCTAAACCAGGTTTATCAGTTATTTCTATTACTCCATTTTTTATTACAGGAGGATTTTTTGTTATTCCCTGTCCATCTTGCCAGATGTAATGAGTATCCACTGGAGTTATATTTCCAGGAGCTGCTGCTGCAACTTGTGCAAATGTTGCTAGTGTTATATCAAAGTGATTGTTTGAATGAGATCCCCATGTTAATCCCCAGTCTTTTAATAAATAAGCCATTCTTACACTTCCATTTAATGTCCAGAAATGAGGATCTGCAAGAATTATATCAACTGATCTTTCTGAAGCTGCATGATAGAACTGTCTCCAGTTAGTAGCAATCATATTAGTTGCAACTTTTAAATTTGTAGCAGTTTTAAATTCACTCATAATTTCTCTACTTGAGAATCCAGCTTCAGGTCCACAAGGATCTTCCATATAAGCAACTACACCATGTTTATCTTTACATAATCTTATTGCTTCTTCTAAAGACCATGCTCCATTTGGATCTATATTTACCCTTGCTTCAGGAAAAGCTTTATGAAGAGCTTCTACCGCTTTCATTTCTTCTTCTCCTTTTAATACTCCACCTTTTAATTTAAAATCTTTAAATCCATATCTTTCATATAAAGCTTTAGCTTGTTCTACTATTCCTTCTGGTGTTAAAGTTTCTTGTCTTCTTATTTTTTCCCAAGAATCTTTACAATCTGTTTCAATTAAATAAGGCATATCTATTTTTTTAGGATCTGCTATATAAAATAAATATCCCAAGAAAGGAACTTCTCTTCTTTGGATTCCTCCATCACCAAGAAGAGCTGCCATAGGTTTATTTAAAAACTTTCCTAATAAATCAAGCATTGCACATTCTATTGCTGCTTCTGCTTGAACAACAAATTTTAAATTGCTTATATTTAATCCTTGTAATCCTTCTCCTGTATCTCCTTTTGCTTTTTGTCCATTTGCTCTTATATCAGTAATTACTTTTCTATAATCTGCTATTTCTGCACCTATTACCATTGGCTTATAACTTTCAAGCATTTCAGTTATAGCTTCTCCACCATGAATCTCTCCAATACCTTTATTCCCTGTTTCGTCTTCTAAAACAACTATATTTCTTGTAAAATATGGAGAATGACATCCACTTAATGTAAGCAAAGCACTGTCATAACCAGCAACAGGATATACATCCATTTTTAAAACTTTTGGTGAACCTTGTTTCATATAATTCCCTCCCAATATTATTATCTTTATAACTATTTTGTTCTATTAAAGTTCTTTTAGTTTTAATATTTATTATTTTACACCCCATGTTTCTTTTTTTATATATTACAGGTAACTATTTTTTTCTCTGTTTAAAAACAGTTTTTTGTTCTAAAATACAATTTTTCTAAATCAATTAGAATTTTTTTATTTTCTATCCTCATCTTAAAATATTATTTTACACATAAATAATAATTATAAAAATATGAACTTAAACAATTATTTTAATTATTTAAATTATATTTTATATTAAGTCCAAAAAATTGTAAACAAATATATGTTTTCAATATAAAAAAGAGGACTTTTTATAAGTCCTCTTTTTTTATATTCTTAATCTTTCATTGATTCAATAATTCCATCAACAAGAACATCCATCTCATCAATTTTCTCTTCATTTAGAGAAGATACCATTGTAAGTCTTTCATTTAAAACTGACATTTGTTTCATATCATCTAAAAACTCTGCCATTAAATCTCCAGACTTACATGCCCATGAACCATTCTCCACAATAGCCACTGTACGGTTCTGTACATTTAAAGCCTTCATATCCATTAAATAATTGTGCATTAATGGATAAATTCCAAGATTATATGTTACTGATGCCAAAACTATATGACTGTACTTGAATGTTTCTGATATAAGCTGTGATACATGAGTATTTGAAACATCATACATAACAACATTTGTAATACCTTTTTCTACAAGTTTTGAAGCAAGAACTGTTGCTGCACTCTCTGTATTTCCATACATAGAAGCATAAACTATCATTACCCCTTTTTCTTCAGGTTCATATCTACTCCATTTATCATACTTATCTATAAAATATCCAAGATTTGAACGCCATACTGGACCATGTAAAGGACAAATTATTTTAATATCTATACCTGCTGCTTTTTTAAGAAGAGCTTGTACATGTGGCCCATATTTTCCAACTATATTTGTATAGTATCTTCTTGCTTCATCTATCCAGTCTCTGTCAAAATTAACTTCATCATTAAATAGTTTTCCATCAAGAGCTCCAAAAGATCCAAAAGCATCTGCTGCAAAAAGAACTCCATTTGTAGTATCAAATGTAACCATAGCTTCAGGCCAGTGAACCATAGGTGCAGATACAAAAGTTACAGTATGTTTTCCAAAAGATTTCACATCTCCTTCTTTAACAACTTCTTTTCTCTCTTCAACATCAAATCCAAATTGATGCATAAGCATAAAAGCTTTTTCAGTGCTGATTACTTTTACCTTAGGATAACGAAGAAGTATCTCTTCTATAGATGCAGCATGATCTGGCTCCATATGATTTATTACAAGATAATCTAAATTTCTTCCGTCAAGAACTGCTTTGACATTTTCTAAGAACTGACGGCATACAGACCAGTCTACAGTATCAAATAATACTGTCTTTTTATCCATTAAAAGATAAGAGTTATATGATACCCCACGAGAAATAGGGTGTATATTTTCAAAAAGATTTAAACGATGATCATTAGCACCAACCCAGTATAAATCTTCTGTTACTTTTCTCACACAATGCATAATATTCAATCCTCCTCTGCCTTATTTATTAAACTTCAATAAATTCATCTTTTGATTCTCCACATAATGGACAAATCCATTCTTCAGGAAGTTTTTCAAAAGTTGTTCCAGGTTTAATTTCATTTTCAGGATCTCCAATTTCTTGGTCATATTCATATCCACAACCACTGCACACATGAATCTTGTAGCTTGGAGCTGATTTTTTAATGAAAGGTTTTTTCATTTTTTTCATAGGAGGTGCTTCTTTTTTAGGTTCACCATTATCAAGTGCTGCTGTTAAAACAGGAAGTACTTCCTCTATTGTTCCAACTATTCCATAATCTGCATTCTTAAATATAGGAGCATTTGCATTGCTGTTTATTGCTACTATTGTTGTTGCATCTTTTATTCCTTTTAAGTGCTGTCCTGCACCTGAAATTCCACAAGCTATATATAGGTTTCCATTAAACTTTTGTCCTGACATTCCAACATAACGGTTTAAAGGGACATATTTCCATTCTTCTGCTACAGGACGAGATGAACCTACTGCTGCTCCTGCCTGTACTGCAAGATTTTTAATAAGTTCCATATTTTCCTTTTTACCTACTCCTCTTCCAGCACTTACAACACGGTCAGCTTTTGTAATAGGAGTATCTAAATCTATTCCAACAGTAAAATCATATCCATCAGCTTTAAGAGCATCAACTAAAGTTTTTACTCTTTCTTCTACTGTTCCTTCTTTTAAAATCATTTTCTTTCTAAGACCTGCAATAGGACCTTTCTTTTTAGAACTTCCTCCTTCTTTTGCAATCTTACCTATAATATGAGCTGCTATAACCACTCTTTGAATTTCGTTTGTTCCTTCATAGATAGTACAGATTTTAGCATCTCTGTATGCTCTTTCTACTTCCATTCCTTTAAGGTATCCAGTACCACCAAAAATTTGAAGAGCATCATTTACAACTTCAAGACATATATCTGAAGCATACTGTTTTGCCATTGCTGATTCCATTCCATAAGGTTCATGATGTTCTTTAAGTTCTGCAGCACTATAAACTAAAAATCTTGCTGCTCTTAATTTTGTTGCCATATCAGCAAGTTTGAAAGATATAATTTGCTGATGTGCTATAGGTTTTCCAAACTGAATTCTTTCTTTTGCATATTCAAGAGCATGTTCATAAGCTCCCTGAGCAATTCCTAAAGCCTGAGAAGCAATTCCTATTCTTCCTCCATCAAGAGTTGCCATAGCAATTTTAAATCCTTCTCCCTCTTTTCCAAGAAGATTTTCTTTAGGAACTTTTACATCATTGAATAAAAGCTGTGCTGTTGATGATGAACGGATTCCAAGTTTGTCATAATGATCTCCAAATGTAAATCCTTCCCATCCTTTTTCAACTATGAAAGCACTTATTCCTTTTGTTCCTATATCTGGTGTTGTTACTGCAAATATAATATATGTATCTGCCTTAGGGGCATTTGTTATAAATATTTTTTCTCCATTAAGAATATAGTGATCTCCCTGAAGAACTGCTGTTGTCTCTGTTCCTCCTGCATCACTTCCTGCATTTGGTTCTGTAAGTCCAAATGCTCCTATTTTTTCTCCTTTAGCTAAAGGTACAAGATATTTTTTCTTTTGTTCTTCTGTTCCAAAAGCCATTATAGGATATGATCCAAGAGATACATGAGCTGATAAAATAACTCCTGTTCCTCCATCTACTCTTGAAAGTTCTTCAACTGCTATTGCATAACTTAAAGCATCAAGTCCTGCTCCTCCATACTCTTTAGGATATGGAATTCCCATTAAATCCATTTCTCCAAGTTTTTTTATTGCCTCTGAAGGAAATTCATTATTTTGATCAAGCATAAACGCAATCGGTTTTACCTCATTTTCTGCAAATTCTCTTACTCTTGCACGAAGAGCCTCATGGGCCTCAGTAGTTTTAAAAAGCATGTTCCTACCTCCTATTCATTCAACCATATTCTAAATTTAAAAAAATAATTGCTGTTTTATTTTTAATAAAATAGTATTTTTATCTTTAAATATAGCATACCAAAAAAATATTTTTCTGTCAATTTATATTTTTTTATTTTTGTATTTTTTTTATAATATTTTTTCATATATATTACATTTTATATTTTTATAAAACTTTTTATTTTTGAGCATAGACATTAAATATATTTTTTAAAATAAAAAAATGCCGAAAAGATTAACTTTCCGACACTTTATAATTCTTTTATATAATTTTTTATTTAAGAAGTGTAAAAATAAATTCTGAACCCTCATTTTCAGATGAAAATACTTCTATTTTTCCACCACAAATATCCACAGTTTCTTTTACTATTGAAAGTCCTAAACCTGTTCCAGCAACATTGCTTGTTCTAGCTTTATCAATTCTATAGAATCTTTCAAAGATATTATCTTTTTCCTGTTCTGGAAAACCTATTCCATTATCTTTAACAGATACTCTGTATCTATCATCTTCTTCCTTTATTGAAACAGTAATATGAGGAACTTTGTTATTATATATTATTCCATTTTCAATAAGATTTTTTAAAACTGTCACTGTTTTTTCAAAATCTATATTCATATAGTTATTTTCATCTTTTAAATCAAGATTATATTCTATAACAGCTCCTGATTTTTTTACTTTGCCATTAAGAATTTTTTCAACTTCATCTTTTACTCTTTCAAAAGGAACTGGAGCAAGGTTTATTATTTTAGAACTTTCTATTTTAGATATATTTAAGAAATCCATTGTTATATTTTCTAGTTTTTCAACATTACTTCTTATTATATCAAGAAAGTTTTTCTGAAGTTCCTGAGGTGCATCTTCAAGAGCAATTAAATATCCCTTTATATTTGTAAGAGGTGTTTTTAATTCATGACTTACATTTGCTATAAAGTTTTTCTGTATTTCTCCAAGCTCTCTGCTTCTTGTAATATCTTTTATTGTAATCAAAAATTCTTTTTTAAATTCAAGATATTTAACTGTTACAAGAAGATATTTTTTAAGTTTTGAAATAAATATTTCTTCTTTTATATTTTCTTTTGTTTTCATTCCTTTATTTATAACATTAAGTATCTCAATGTATTTAACTTTTTTATAAATAGAATCCAATTTTCCATTTACATAAAGATAACCAAGAGCATTGTTCTTCATAATTATTTTAGATTCTTCATCTGCAAGAATTATTGAAAGATCTACAGCTGATATAACTCTTTTAAGTCTTGTTTTTTCTTCATTAAGTTTTCTTATATTTTTAAGATTTTCTTTCTGCCAATCTCTTACAACTTTCCAGAATTTTACAAGCCAGACATCTCCTTTAGCATAGATTGTTTTTATTTCATCTCCACTTTCAAGAGCTTCTCTCATACTTTCAATTTTTTTAAACAAATCTCTTTTTAAATAATTTTTATAGCATATATAAATTGCAATATTTAAAATTATAAAGAAAAATATCTGTGTTACAAGAAGAGTTCTTAAATCTTTTATCTCTTCATCATAACTTATTGATGTTCTGATTACAGTTTTTTCTCCTTCGCTATTTTCATTAAGAAGACCATAATAAGCCATATTTTGTCTTAATGTCTTACTTTTTCTTATAGCAAATCCTTCACCTGTTTCAAAAGCTTCCTTTACTTCCTCTCTGTTTCTGTGATTTGCCATTTCATCTTCTTTTGTATATCTTTCAGAGTCATAAAGAATATTTCCCTGTGCATCTATAAGAGTAAATCTTTTCTTTACATTACCAAACATATCCTGAAAGTTTGATTTAGTATATCCATTTGTAAGCTCTTTAACCATAAGAGCATCTTCTTTAAGTGTTCTTTTTGCAGCATCACCATATAATTCTGATATTTTGCCCATGTATGTATTTACAAAAAGAACTTCCAGGAACAAAATAAAAATCAGGGCAATTATCTCTTTTCTTCTAATTTGTACCCGACCCCCTTCACTGTTTTAATGTTTTCAGCAATACTTTTAACTTTTTCTCTTAATTTTGAAATATAAATATCAACTGATCTGTCTCCAGTGTAATAATTTGACTCCCATACTCTGTCAAGGATTTTCTCTCTTGATAAGACTATTCCCTGATTTTTTATAAGCAAAAGAAGAAGATCAAATTCTTTTTTAGAAAGTTCTACCTCTTCCTCTCCATCTTTTACAATACGCCTTTTTTCATCTACAACAACCTGTTTAAAACTATATCTTCCAGATTTTCCAACATTTTTTCCTTCTAAGAATTTTCTTGCACGAAGAACAAGTTCTCTTGGATCAAAAGGCTTTTTCATATAGTCATCTGCTCCTAACTGAAGACCTTCAAGAACATCTTCTATTTCTGTTTTTGCTGTAAGCATTATTATTACAGGATCTCCATATTCAGCAGACATATCTCTTACTATACTTGTAAAATTTTTTCCATCAAGACTTGGGAGCATAATATCTAATACAATAAGATCAGGTTTAAAGCTTTTCACTGCTTTTAATCCTTCAAGTCCGTCACCAGCTGTCTGAACTTCATAATTTTCTTTTTTAAAAAAATAACTTACCAGCTGTTGTATTTCCATATCATCTTCTACTATTAAAACTCTCATTGTATCCTCCCAGTTTTTCTATTCTTCTGCCTCTTCCTTTTCCTCACTTTTATGTTTTTCTCTCTCAAGAAGTTCAACTACTCTCATATTTTCTCCACTGAAATTATAAATTGAACTCATAGCAAGTTGTGTTATTTTATCTGAAACTCTTTCATACTTTTTGTTAATAAGAAGCATAAGAATTCCTGCATCAATATTTTTTGATTCTTCTTTCATTTGGCTTCCGATAATAGAATCTATCTCTCCTCTTATTTCATTAATTTCTTCATCCATTCCAAGAAGAACATAAGCTTTTTTCTCATCTTTTTCTATAAAAGCTTCCATATATTTTTGGAATATATCATCTATTTTTATAAGAAAATTTTCAAGAATTCCAAAATCTCTTTCCATATTTCCTTCTTTTTTTTCTATTTTTCTCATTAAGACTAGAGTATCAAGAAGAAGATCTCCCATTCTTTCAAGCATTTTACTTGATTCTATAAATGTTATAAGAGCTCTTAAATCTCCTGCAGCAGGTTGAAATCTTGCTATTGACATTATTGATGTTTCTTTTATTTTTACATCAAAAGCATTTATCATATCTTCAACAAGCTTTGCTTCCCCATAAAGAGATCTGTCAAAACTATCTTTTTTTAACATTTCCATATTTATTCTAAAAAGTCTATCTACATTTTTACAAAGTTCTATATAATGTTCTGTTATTCCATTGATACTTTCGTGAAGATTTCTCATTTTATCACTCCTCATTTTTATTCTATCATATTTTTTCAAAACTTTTTATATTCTATCCAAATTTACCTGTTATATAATCTTCTGTTTTTTTCTTGTTAGGCTTAGTAAAAATTATATCTGTTTTATCAAACTCTTCTAGTTTTCCTTGATAGAAAAATCCTGTAAAATCTGAAATTCTTGCAGCTTGCTGCATATTATGTGTAACTATTATTATAGTATAATCTTTCTGAAGTTCTCTTATAAGTTCTTCTATTTTTAAAGTTGAAATAGGATCAAGAGCTGATGTAGGTTCGTCCATAAGAAGTATTTCTGGTTTTACTGCTATTGCCCTTGCAATGCAAAGTCTTTGTTGCTGTCCTCCTGAAAGTCCAAGTGCTGACTGATGAAGTTTATCCTTTACTTCATCCCATAAAGCTACTGCCTTTAAACTATTTATTACTATTTCATCAAGAACTTTTTTATCTTTTTCTCCGTGAAGTTTAGGACCATAAACAATATTTTCATATATTGTTTTAGGGAATGGATTTGGCTTTTGGAAAACCATTCCTATTTTTTTTCTCAATTCAACTATATCATTATCTGGATTAAAAATATTTTTTCCATCAAACTCTATTACACCTTCATATCTTACACCTTCAATAAGGTCATTCATCCTGTTTATAGATCTTAAGAATGTTGATTTCCCACATCCTGAAGGACCTATAAGAGCCGTTACTTTATTTTCTTGTATCTCCATGTTTATATCCTTAAGAGCCTGAAACTTATCATAATAAAAGTTAAAGTTATTGACCTTAAGTCTTATTGTATTTTCCATTTATCCTCCTTAAAAAACTTAAATATATATTTACTCAAATTATTTACTGCTGAATTTTTTTCTTAAAACTGCACCAAGCAAGTTAAATCCTACTGTAAGAACAACTATTACAAGAACTGTTCCATTCATTATCTTATCAGGCATATTAGGAACTTGTGTTGCAATTACATAAAGATGATATGGAAGAGCCATTACCTGATCCCATACAGATTCTGGAAGGAAAGGCAGATAAAATGCTACTACTGTAAACATTATAGGTGCTGTTTCTCCAGCAGCTCTTGATATACTTAAAATAATTCCTGTAAGAATTCCTGGAAGAGCTGTTGGAAGAATTATTTTCCATGTTGTTTCCCATTTTGTTGCCCCTAAAGCTAAAGAAGCTTCCCTTAAATCTTTAGGTATTGCAAGAAGTGCTTCCCTTGTTGCTGTTATTATTACAGGAAGACACATTATTCCAAGGGTAAGAGCCCCTGAAAGAATTGATGAACCAAATTGTAAGAAAATTACAAACAATGACATTCCAAAAAGTCCATATATGATACTTGGTATTCCTGCCAGATTTACTATTGTAAGATTTATTACTCTTCTTATTATATTATCTTTAGAATATTCAACTAGAAATATTCCTGTAAGAATACCAAAAGGAACTGAAACTGCTATTGTTCCTATTGTAAGATAAATACTTCCAATTATTGCAGGAAGTATTCCTCCTGCTCTCATTCCATCAGTAGGGTTTGTTGCTAAAAATTCCCACGATATTGAAGGAACTCCTTTAAATATTATATAAATCACTATGCAGACAACAGGTAAAACTGAAAGATACCCAACACCTTTAATAATTCCCTCTATTACTTTTGCTCCTGTTCCTTTTAATAAACTCATTTTCATGCTCCTTATTTTCTCATTATCTTTCTTGATTTATTTATAAAATAATCTGCTATTGTATTTGTTATAAAACTTATTCCGAAAAGTACAAGTCCAACTGCAAAAAGTACATAATAATGTGTGCTGCCATTTACAACTTCCCCCATTTCTGCAGCTATTGTTGCTGTAAGAGTTCTTACTGGAGAAAGAATTCCTCCTCCTAAAATAGGAGCATTTCCTGTTACCATTAAAACCGTTATTGTTTCACCTATTATTCTTCCAAACCCAAGCATTATCCCTGCAAAAATTCCAGGAAACGCTGCTGGAAGTATTATTTTTACAACTGTTTCCAATTTATTCGCTCCCATTGCAAGAGAAGCTTCTTTATATGAAGGATCAAGTGCCCTTATAGCATCATCTGATATACTTACCATAGTTGGAATAGCCATAAAAGAAAGAAGTATTCCTCCTGTAAGAGCTGTAAGCCCTGTATTAAGATTAAATATATTTTTTACTAATGCTGATAATACATAAAGCCCTATATATCCAAGTACAACTGAAGGAAGTGCAGACATTGTTTCTATAAGAAGTTTAAAAATATCTCTTGTTTTTTTATTTGCATATTCTGCCATGTATACTGCACTCATAATACTTATAGGAACAGATATTCCAAGTGCTACTAAAGTTACACGGAAAGAACCTGATAGCAAAGGAAGAAGTCCATATTTTTCTGAAAGAGAAATCCATTCTCTTCCTAAGAAAAACTTTGATAACGATACATCTTCAAAAGCTTTCATGCTATTTGTCAATATAAATAAAAATATAAGAAAAACTATTACAACATTAAATCCGCCGATTAAAAATATACAATATTTCATACATTTATCTACGATTTTTCTTAAATTCATTTTCTACCCCTTATTTTTTCATTCTTTTTATTTTTTTCAATTTTACTCTCAGTTTGTAAGATAAATATTAATTTAATGTAAAAAATATGTAAAAAAATAATTTCAAAAAATATAAAAAAGGAGCTGTTGCATTTTCTAATCTATAAAAATAAAATTTTATTTTTATAAATCTGCAACAACCCCTTTTAATTATTTTTATCTTATAAGAGCTTCTGAGTTTAGTGGAGATTCCATTCTTCTTGTCTGTCTTTCAAATCTTTCTCTCATTAAATCTGTTTTATATTTAGATCTTTCCAAAGCTATGTCATCATTAAGCTTCTGAACTTTATTCCAGTCAGGTTTATCATTTAAAAGTTCTTTTCTTATTTCAAGTCTTTTTTCATCAATAGAAATTTCCATCTTTCTAAATTCAAAACTTCTTCTGCAGTTATCAGCTCTTTCTATATTCTTTGAATAATGATGTCTATGCCATTCCCTTGGTTCTTCTCTTCTATGATGTATCCCTGCAAAAGCTGTTGTTCCTACTGCAAGTAACATTAAACTTCCTATTAATAATCTTTTCATATTAATCACTCCTTTACTCTCTTCCTTTTGTAAAGAAATTATACTGCTAATTTGTTACCTGAATATGTCAAAATAAAAAATAAATTTATTATTTTTTATTTTTATTCCATACTCAAATGAATGAAGAGATAAAATTCTTTTAATAAGAGAAAGTCCTAAACCACTTCCTTCTATTCCTTTCTCAGTTCCATTATTTCCTCTGAAAAAAGGCTCAAATAATTTATCTGTCTTTTCTATTTCTTTAATATACATTGGATTTTCTATTACAATGTTATTCCCTTCTCTATAAATTTTTATTTTTGAATTTTCAGGAGAATATTTTAGAGCATTTTGTATAATGTTATTAAAAACTATTTCTATAAGTTTTTTATTTGCTGTCACTTCTTTTTCATCAATATCTATTTCCCATTCTATATCTTTTTTAAGTTCCAAAAATTCAAATTGCTCAATGCTTTTTCTTATAACTTCATGCAATTCAAATTTTTCTTCAGAAAGTTTTGTATCAGCTGAAGAAAGCTTTGAAATAAGCAGAAGATCTTTTACAAGAGTATTCATATATCTGCTTTCTTTTAAAATTACCCTGTAATAATTTTTTCTTTCTTGCTCCTCTGTAATTTTTCCAGTAAGAAGAAGCTGAGCATGTGTATCAATTACAGCAATTGGAGTTTTTAACTCATGAGAAGCATTGGAAACAAAATTATTAAGCCCCTCTATAGAGGACGATATACTGTCAGCCATTATATTTATACTTCTACTTAAATCTTTAAGCTCATCACTTGTATTAATGTTAGATTTCTCAGAAAAATCTAACTCTGCTATTTTTTTGGCTGCTCTGTTAAGAGCCCCTATATTATCAGTTATTCTCTTAGCAAAAATTCTGCTTATAAAAGCACTTATTCCAAGTGCAACAACAAGAGTTATTAAATTAAGAAGATATACTTCATGTCTATGACTGCTCATTACAGAAAGGGATGTTGTAATAAAAACTATTTCATTTTTTGAAATATTTTCTTTATAGACTAAAAGAATTATATTATTTTGCATTGAAATTATATGAAATCCATTTTCTACTTTTCTGTATCTGCTTCTGCTTTTTTTATGATGAGACTCTGGTTTCATTGAATTCTCAATATATATATTTATTCCCTCTTTATCTTTTACATTTTCTATATATTCTTCAAGGGCATATTCATTATCTGAAAAATTTTTTATATTATCTTTTATTTTTATAATCTCACTTTTTCTTCTGTTTATATAAAAAGAATCTGCTGCAAATATGCTTAGAATATAACTTACAGATATTGTAAAAATAATAAGAAATATAGAGAATAAAAAGATTTTTCTGAAAAGATTAATTTTTATTTTCATCTAACACATACCCCATTCCTCTTACTGTTTTTAAAAGAAATTCATAGCTTCCCATCTTTTTACGAACTCTTCTTACAAGAGTATCTACAGCTCTATCATCTCCATCAAAATCAAATCCCCATACTTCATTTAAAAGTTGTTCCCTTGAAAAAATTATTCCTTTATTCTTAAACATATATTCTAAAAATTGTATCTCTCTTCTTGTAAGCTCAATGCTTTTATTTTCTAAAATAAGTTCTCCTTTTTTTGAATCAAAAGAAAACTTATCATATTTATATATACTATTGTTATCTATCTTCAAAAGCTTTTTTATTTTAAGAGTAAGAATCTTAAGATTAAAAGGTTTTGTTATATAATCATCTGCTCCTATACTTAAACCATTGTATTCATCTGCATCTGAATCTCTTGCAGTCATTATAATAACAGGAATATTTGAATTTTTTCTTATTTCTTTACATATATCCCAGCCTGTAACTTTAGGAAGATTTATATCTAAGAGAACAAGATCTGCTCCTGCATTATAAAATTTTTCAATTCCTTCTTCTCCGTCAAAAGCTTTTATTATTTCAAACTCATCTGAAAGTGAATCATATAATACCTGCATTAAATTTTTTTCATCTTCTATTATTAACAATCTTTTTTTCACAAATTACCTCTTAAAAATTATTTTATAAAAAAGACTGCTGCAAATTTTATGTTAATATGCACCAGTCCTTATTTTAATTAAATCTTATTAAGCAAAACCACACAATATGATTTTATTCCTTCTTCATTTCCTGTAAATCCTAATTTTTCTTCTGTTGTAGCTTTAACACTTACATTTTCAATATCTGTGTGAAGAATTTTAGCCATTTTTTTTCTCATCTCTTCAATGTAATCTTTAAGCTTTGGTTTCTGAGCTACAATTATTGAATCAAGATTTCCTATTTTATATCCTTTTTCTCTCATAAGTTCATAAACTTTTTTTAAAAGAATTTTGCTGTC is a genomic window of Fusobacterium perfoetens containing:
- the pstB gene encoding phosphate ABC transporter ATP-binding protein PstB codes for the protein MENTIRLKVNNFNFYYDKFQALKDINMEIQENKVTALIGPSGCGKSTFLRSINRMNDLIEGVRYEGVIEFDGKNIFNPDNDIVELRKKIGMVFQKPNPFPKTIYENIVYGPKLHGEKDKKVLDEIVINSLKAVALWDEVKDKLHQSALGLSGGQQQRLCIARAIAVKPEILLMDEPTSALDPISTLKIEELIRELQKDYTIIIVTHNMQQAARISDFTGFFYQGKLEEFDKTDIIFTKPNKKKTEDYITGKFG
- a CDS encoding PhoU domain-containing protein — encoded protein: MRNLHESINGITEHYIELCKNVDRLFRINMEMLKKDSFDRSLYGEAKLVEDMINAFDVKIKETSIMSIARFQPAAGDLRALITFIESSKMLERMGDLLLDTLVLMRKIEKKEGNMERDFGILENFLIKIDDIFQKYMEAFIEKDEKKAYVLLGMDEEINEIRGEIDSIIGSQMKEESKNIDAGILMLLINKKYERVSDKITQLAMSSIYNFSGENMRVVELLEREKHKSEEKEEAEE
- a CDS encoding response regulator transcription factor, which produces MRVLIVEDDMEIQQLVSYFFKKENYEVQTAGDGLEGLKAVKSFKPDLIVLDIMLPSLDGKNFTSIVRDMSAEYGDPVIIMLTAKTEIEDVLEGLQLGADDYMKKPFDPRELVLRARKFLEGKNVGKSGRYSFKQVVVDEKRRIVKDGEEEVELSKKEFDLLLLLIKNQGIVLSREKILDRVWESNYYTGDRSVDIYISKLREKVKSIAENIKTVKGVGYKLEEKR
- a CDS encoding sensor histidine kinase, producing MKIKINLFRKIFLFSIFLIIFTISVSYILSIFAADSFYINRRKSEIIKIKDNIKNFSDNEYALEEYIENVKDKEGINIYIENSMKPESHHKKSRSRYRKVENGFHIISMQNNIILLVYKENISKNEIVFITTSLSVMSSHRHEVYLLNLITLVVALGISAFISRIFAKRITDNIGALNRAAKKIAELDFSEKSNINTSDELKDLSRSINIMADSISSSIEGLNNFVSNASHELKTPIAVIDTHAQLLLTGKITEEQERKNYYRVILKESRYMNTLVKDLLLISKLSSADTKLSEEKFELHEVIRKSIEQFEFLELKKDIEWEIDIDEKEVTANKKLIEIVFNNIIQNALKYSPENSKIKIYREGNNIVIENPMYIKEIEKTDKLFEPFFRGNNGTEKGIEGSGLGLSLIKRILSLHSFEYGIKIKNNKFIFYFDIFR
- the pstA gene encoding phosphate ABC transporter permease PstA — its product is MSLLKGTGAKVIEGIIKGVGYLSVLPVVCIVIYIIFKGVPSISWEFLATNPTDGMRAGGILPAIIGSIYLTIGTIAVSVPFGILTGIFLVEYSKDNIIRRVINLTIVNLAGIPSIIYGLFGMSLFVIFLQFGSSILSGALTLGIMCLPVIITATREALLAIPKDLREASLALGATKWETTWKIILPTALPGILTGIILSISRAAGETAPIMFTVVAFYLPFLPESVWDQVMALPYHLYVIATQVPNMPDKIMNGTVLVIVVLTVGFNLLGAVLRKKFSSK
- the pstC gene encoding phosphate ABC transporter permease subunit PstC; translated protein: MNLRKIVDKCMKYCIFLIGGFNVVIVFLIFLFILTNSMKAFEDVSLSKFFLGREWISLSEKYGLLPLLSGSFRVTLVALGISVPISIMSAVYMAEYANKKTRDIFKLLIETMSALPSVVLGYIGLYVLSALVKNIFNLNTGLTALTGGILLSFMAIPTMVSISDDAIRALDPSYKEASLAMGANKLETVVKIILPAAFPGIFAGIMLGFGRIIGETITVLMVTGNAPILGGGILSPVRTLTATIAAEMGEVVNGSTHYYVLFAVGLVLFGISFITNTIADYFINKSRKIMRK